A part of Candida albicans SC5314 chromosome 2, complete sequence genomic DNA contains:
- the RRN3 gene encoding rDNA-binding RNA polymerase I transcriptional factor (Protein with a predicted role in recruitment of RNA polymerase I to rDNA; caspofungin induced; flucytosine repressed; repressed in core stress response; repressed by prostaglandins): MSVLTRKRVISPSDSPNKKQNTMSDDQFSEKMYTTYVKSALLSLETDALPINTITDKINLPIGHPESITLPQFQIVLNGLVSNTSRLDNTACSNLIFAILRYNWLDIADTDGYHRFAESYSQFLVALVSTLPKYLHEVTNKLIQEFDSPNTTHHHEILTKIIKYVPTSINSIPQLLQKNFPHHISSSTKELTNYVQNLVRVLDYTPELQFSIWQLIIESSIKLDVELQNELDDLDDEEIEDLISGEEDSDSEDEWEVTTTSIKSLSSKLDSIISTLLTTTANSFTIEELNNGNGVNLFNTINSLFKSHILPTHFTKSIQFILFHITQFQPELADSYLVLLIDVAFNPSEILEKRLKAMQYLSSYIARAKNLSRHQVIFIVSYLVGWLNKFIIEREQEVESSGDKQVGGMERFKLFYAAFQALLYIFCFRHELLSTTENDWECDLDKFFQRAILTKFNPLKFCDETVVYIFAKLATKLNVCYCYSIIEHNKRERMLHTNALPSAVGNFKQKQEFLDLEAYFPFDPLVLPISKSIVAPNYIEWSEDTHAEETDSEDDI, encoded by the coding sequence ATGTCAGTACTAACCCGCAAACGTGTCATCTCCCCATCTGATTCACCTAATAAGAAACAAAATACCATGTCAGATGACCAGTTTTCAGAGAAAATGTACACTACATACGTCAAGTCGGCATTGCTATCCCTAGAAACCGATGCCTTGCCCATCAACACCATCACAGATAAAATCAATCTCCCCATTGGCCACCCCGAATCAATCACACTCCCCCAATTTCAGATCGTCTTGAACGGACTCGTGTCAAATACCTCACGCTTGGACAACACCGCATGCAGCAACCTCATCTTTGCCATTTTGAGATACAACTGGCTAGACATAGCCGATACCGATGGGTACCACCGTTTCGCTGAATCGTATTCCCAATTCCTCGTTGCATTGGTGTCGACGCTCCCAAAATACCTCCATGAAGTGACAAACAAACTTATCCAGGAATTTGACTCGCCAAATACGACCCACCACCACGAAATACTcaccaaaatcatcaaatacGTTCCCACATCAATCAACTCAATCCCACAACTCTTGCAAAAAAACTTCCCCCACCACATTTCGTCCTCGACAAAGGAACTTACCAACTACGTGCAGAACCTAGTCCGCGTCTTGGACTACACTCCAGAGTTACAATTCAGTATATGGCAACTAATCATCGAGTCGAGTATAAAACTAGACGTTGAACTCCAGAACGAACTTGACGACCTAGACGACGAAGAGATCGAAGATTTGATTAGTGGCGAAGAAGACTCCGACAGCGAAGACGAATGGGAGgtcaccaccacctccatCAAATCCCTCCTGTCCAAACTCGATAGCATTATCAGCACCCTCTTGACTACCACCGCCAACTCATTCACCATCGAAGAACTAAACAACGGAAACGGTGTCAACCTCTTCAACACCATCAACTCCCTCTTCAAAAGCCACATCTTGCCCACCCACTTTACCAAACTGATCCAGTTTATCCTATTCCACATCACCCAGTTCCAACCTGAATTGGCCGACTCATACTTGGTATTGCTCATCGATGTGGCTTTCAACCCCAGCGAAATCTTGGAAAAGCGTCTCAAGGCAATGCAGTACTTGTCGTCATACATCGCCAGAGCCAAAAACCTTTCCCGCCACCAGGTCATCTTCATTGTCAGTTATCTTGTCGGTTGGCTCAACAAGTTTATCATCGAAAGAGAACAAGAGGTCGAGTCTAGTGGCGACAAACAAGTCGGGGGTATGGAACGATTCAAACTATTCTACGCCGCATTTCAGGCATTGCTCTACATCTTCTGTTTCCGCCACGAACTACTCTCCACCACCGAAAACGACTGGGAGTGCGACCTCGACAAGTTCTTCCAAAGAGCTATCCTTACCAAGTTTAACCCGCTAAAGTTCTGTGACGAGACCGTGGTGTACATATTTGCCAAGTTGGCCACCAAACTCAATGTCTGCTACTGCTACTCCATCATCGAACACAATAAACGCGAGAGAATGTTGCACACAAACGCATTGCCTTCCGCAGTTGGCAACTTTAAACAGAAACAAGAGTTCTTGGACTTGGAAGCTTACTTCCCATTCGATCCATTGGTCTTGCCCATCAGCAAATCCATCGTCGCTCCAAACTACATAGAATGGTCAGAAGATACCCATGCCGAAGAAACCGATAGTGAAGACGATATATAG
- a CDS encoding uncharacterized protein (Ortholog of C. dubliniensis CD36 : Cd36_15040), whose translation MICLVLFYTIVLVSGLASAPIRFSLGAQVGYTTYKVFEIGDGQLFHGNATVECLMGNSSYMAPEPCGKCKVTPVYCKVGKSPQYFMLSDGVLYDQRGAIGEIVANHQFQFDLPSQSSALFNKGWSVVSSNGKRLLSLHGSTRFWHCQAGTNGLYKLYDASIGGQCSPVYIVVLQQVW comes from the coding sequence ATGATTTGCTTAGTTTTATTCTATACTATTGTGCTTGTCAGTGGTTTGGCTAGTGCTCCGATTCGGTTTTCGTTAGGTGCCCAGGTTGGGTACACCACGTATAAGGTATTTGAGATTGGCGATGGCCAGTTGTTCCATGGCAACGCTACCGTTGAGTGCTTGATGGGGAATAGTTCGTATATGGCACCAGAGCCGTGTGGCAAGTGTAAGGTGACCCCGGTTTACTGCAAGGTTGGGAAGTCCCCACAATACTTTATGCTTAGTGATGGTGTATTGTATGACCAGCGAGGTGCTATTGGAGAGATTGTTGCTAACCACCAGTTTCAGTTTGATTTGCCGTCGCAGTCCAGTGCGTTGTTCAATAAGGGATGGTCGGTTGTTTCGTCGAATGGTAAGCGGTTGCTTTCACTCCATGGCAGCACGCGGTTCTGGCACTGTCAGGCGGGCACTAACGGGTTGTACAAGTTGTATGATGCGTCGATTGGCGGTCAGTGTTCGCCAGTGTATATTGTGGTGTTGCAGCAGGTGTGGTAA
- a CDS encoding uncharacterized protein (Protein of unknown function; Spider biofilm repressed) — protein MHGTMITIDFFLKLVTLPYTVTKTVLQYYTVGTPYSRTNQEFRNSLWKNVLLSVQYHVSGNYKKENIKAVIYQPIDKVIAKFKTHPLASGLAHFGEKFDEYSYWIHKADTQGKVLIYIHGGGYLLNMFESQFVFVSALHYALDDHAAENTSILVVDYSLTMFDNVYPTQLYEHLVTYNNLVAQGYKDILLLGDSAGAHMSLSLARAIAYPEEAKQQLQQYNVSLDLPQPQALILVSPWVQPCTTPKLPPRHGCDVWGDLGAQDTSMGELYAGDNDKSFINNFLTFTNTNWDEHWKEVEALNGNTLMIVGEREVLRDGVDDFYNIIKGGVEYYTEPGGIHAGLVYVECLDYISKQGAERAIKGDFKDKFAYNLVAKFINERV, from the coding sequence ATGCATGGGACCATGattacaattgatttttttcttaaattGGTTACATTGCCATATACTGTGACCAAGACGGTGTTGCAGTACTATACGGTGGGCACACCATATTCACGTACTAATCAGGAGTTCCGCAACTCGTTGTGGAAGAATGTGTTGTTATCGGTGCAGTACCATGTTTCGGGGAACTACAAGAAGGAGAATATTAAAGCGGTTATCTACCAGCCGATTGACAAGGTGATTGCCAAGTTCAAGACCCATCCATTGGCATCGGGGTTGGCGCATTTTGGGGAAAAGTTTGATGAGTATAGTTATTGGATCCACAAGGCAGATACCCAGGGCAAGGTGTTGATCTATATCCATGGCGGAGGGTACTTGTTGAACATGTTTGAGTCGcagtttgtttttgtttcgGCGTTGCACTATGCGTTGGATGACCATGCGGCGGAGAACACGTCGATTTTGGTGGTTGACTATTCGTTGACCATGTTTGATAATGTTTATCCGACACAGTTGTATGAGCATTTGGTTACGTATAACAATTTGGTGGCCCAAGGGTATAAGgatattttgttgttagGGGATTCAGCAGGGGCACATATGTCGTTGTCGTTGGCCAGAGCCATAGCATATCCGGAAGAGGCCAAGCAGCAGTTGCAGCAGTATAACGTGCTGCTTGATTTGCCACAGCCACAGGCATTGATATTGGTATCGCCGTGGGTGCAGCCATGCACCACCCCGAAACTTCCGCCACGACACGGGTGCGATGTGTGGGGCGATCTAGGTGCACAAGACACGTCCATGGGAGAGTTGTATGCTGGGGATAACGATAAACtgtttattaataattttttgacATTTACCAATACCAATTGGGACGAGCACTGGAAGGAGGTTGAGGCGTTGAACGGTAACACGTTGATGATTGTGGGAGAGAGAGAGGTTTTGAGAGATGGGGTCGATGATTTTTACAACATTATTAAAGGTGGCGTCGAATACTATACTGAGCCTGGTGGTATACATGCAGGGCTAGTCTATGTTGAGTGCTTGGACTATATTAGCAAACAAGGGGCCGAAAGAGCAATCAAGGGAGATTTCAAAGACAAGTTTGCATATAATTTAGTAGCAAAGTTTATTAATGAGCGAGTATAG
- the MPP10 gene encoding rRNA-processing protein (Putative SSU processome and 90S preribosome component; repressed in core stress response; repressed by prostaglandins): MCIAKKKKFCCVTLLPIMTQATLQTIYDRPYEIFKTDGEFFNKLVKSFIDPLAKKYSVLDEIYIDGLDSSQVFGQTKMVLDGVGEELLGSVIPEIQGMVRDEEEEEENTQEEEDTQEEEEPPAEEEELEEVEEESEQEEQPEDEEPQVESEEEQPEEEEDAEPIHKDAFGLNDGFFDIDEFNKQVLAMENDNNDDEIDYFDSLSGDDDEMDYYNDFYDKPGKFKQQVPEKEEFEEDDYDNAVNSAMLDLFAEEEPQPKESLSSFEKQQKSIQAEIARLEAELVADKKWTMKGEITSKDRPRESLLEETEIAFDRTSKPVPVITEESTQTLEDLIRKRIKEDDFNDLPRRIITDISKFHKTPRAEVSEQKSSKSLAELYEDEYNHVDAQQESINEEVKKQHDEISELFTKVTHKLDALCSAHFIPKPHQAKTIDIKVTDSISMEDAQPLHVSNESRLAPQEIYKIGDDEAKGDGVKGKSQVQLKSGLSYSKDELSREDKQRLRRASKRKKAKTFNQRQETKRQRKDGVVDTLAGAKNLTVIGNKGEMRDIKGNLKKASGPQSSNSFKL; encoded by the coding sequence atgtgcatcgcaaaaaaaaaaaaattttgttgtgTTACTCTTTTACCAATCATGACACAAGCTACACTTCAGACTATATACGATAGGCCGTATGAGATATTTAAGACTGATGGAGAGTTTTTTAATAAGCTAGTCAAGTCGTTTATAGACCCGTTGGCGAAAAAGTATTCTGTGTTGGATGAGATATATATTGATGGGTTAGACTCATCGCAAGTTTTTGGACAAACAAAAATGGTTCTCGATGGGGTGGGTGAGGAGTTGTTGGGGAGTGTTATACCGGAGATACAAGGGATGGTAAGagatgaagaagaggaagaagagaacactcaagaagaagaggacactcaagaagaagaggaacCGCCGgcagaagaagaggaaCTCGAGGAAGTCGAGGAAGAACTGGAACAAGAAGAACAGCCAGAGGATGAAGAACCCCAAGTTGAACTGGAGGAAGAACAGCCcgaagaagaggaagacGCCGAACCTATCCATAAAGATGCGTTTGGCCTTAATGATGGGTTTTTCGATATTGACGAGTTCAACAAACAAGTCTTGGCTATGGAGAACGATAATAACGACGATGAGATAGACTATTTTGATAGTTTGAGTGGCGACGACGATGAGATGGATTACTACAATGACTTTTACGACAAGCCAGGAAAGTTTAAGCAACAAGTGCCTGAAAAAGAGGAGTTTGAGGAAGATGATTACGACAATGCAGTCAACTCGGCTATGCTAGATTTATTTGCCGAGGAGGAGCCACAGCCAAAGGAAAGTTTGTCGTCGTTTGAAAAGCAGCAAAAGTCTATCCAAGCGGAAATTGCCAGGTTGGAAGCAGAATTGGTGGCAGATAAGAAATGGACAATGAAAGGTGAGATCACGTCTAAAGATAGACCGCGAGAATCGTTATTGGAGGAGACTGAAATAGCTTTTGACCGTACATCCAAACCGGTTCCGGTGATAACTGAGGAGTCGACGCAGACATTGGAAGACCTTATTCGCAAACGTATCAAGGAAGACgattttaatgatttgcCCAGACGTATAATAACAGACATTTCCAAGTTCCACAAGACGCCACGAGCCGAGGTTTCTGAACAAAAGTCGTCCAAGTCGTTAGCTGAGTTGTATGAGGATGAGTATAACCATGTTGATGCACAACAAGAATCGATCAACGAAGAGGTGAAGAAACAGCACGACGAGATTAGTGAGTTGTTTACCAAGGTTACACATAAATTAGATGCGTTGTGTTCAGCTCATTTCATTCCCAAACCACACCAAGCCAAGACCATTGATATTAAGGTTACCGATAGTATTAGCATGGAAGATGCGCAGCCATTGCATGTGTCGAACGAGTCGAGGTTGGCACCACAGGAGATATATAAGAttggtgatgatgaggCTAAGGGTGATGGAGTTAAGGGCAAGTCGCAAGTGCAATTAAAGTCTGGTTTGTCGTACTCGAAAGATGAGTTGAGTCGTGAAGATAAACAGAGGTTAAGACGTGCTAGCAAGAGAAAGAAGGCCAAGACGTTTAACCAAAGACAAGAGACCAAACGTCAAAGGAAAGATGGTGTTGTCGATACGTTGGCTGGTGCAAAGAACCTTACTGTCATTGGCAATAAGGGTGAGATGAGAGACATTAAAGGTAATCTCAAAAAGGCCAGCGGGCCACAAAGCTCAAATAGTTTTAAGTTGTAG